One part of the Amaranthus tricolor cultivar Red isolate AtriRed21 chromosome 16, ASM2621246v1, whole genome shotgun sequence genome encodes these proteins:
- the LOC130803253 gene encoding triosephosphate isomerase, cytosolic isoform X2 — protein sequence MGRKFFVGGNWKCNGTTAEVKKIVETLNAGAVPSTDVVEVVVSPPYVFLPIVKSSLRPEFQVAAQNCWVKKGGAYTGEVSAEMLADLDIPWVILGHSERRALLKEDNEFVGDKVAYALSKGLKVIACVGETLEQREAGTTMEVVAAQTKAIADRVSDWTNVVIAYEPVWAIGTGKVATPDQAQEVHSELRKWLEANVSPAVASSTRIIYGGSVNGANCKELAAKPDVDGFLVGGASLKPEFIDIINSATVKSA from the exons ATGGGCCGGAAATTCTTCGTCGGTGGCAACTGGAAATGC AATGGAACTACTGCTGAGGTGAAGAAGATAGTAGAAACTCTCAATGCTGGAGCAGTTCCATCAACTGATGTTGTGG AGGTCGTGGTCAGCCCTCCATATGTTTTCCTACCCATCGTGAAAAGTTCCTTGAGGCCTGAATTTCAAGTTGCTGCCCAAAATTGTTGGGTTAAGAAAGGAGGTGCATACACCGGTGAGGTTAG TGCGGAGATGCTTGCTGATCTGGACATTCCATGGGTCATCCTAGGTCACTCGGAAAGAAGGGCTTTGCTGAAAGAGGATAATGAG TTTGTTGGGGACAAGGTTGCATATGCTCTCTCGAAGGGTCTGAAGGTCATAGCTTGTGTTGGGGAGACCCTTGAACAACGGGAAGCTGGTACCACAATGGAAGTTGTTGCTGCTCAAACAAAAGCAATTGCAG ACCGAGTAAGTGATTGGACAAATGTTGTTATTGCTTATGAACCTGTTTGGGCTATTGGAACTGGGAAAGTTGCAACTCCAGATCAGGCACAGGAG GTTCACTCTGAATTGAGGAAGTGGCTCGAGGCTAATGTCAGTCCTGCAGTAGCTTCCAGCACAAGAATTATTTATGGAG GTTCTGTTAATGGCGCTAACTGTAAGGAGCTTGCTGCTAAGCCTGATGTTGATGGCTTTTTAGTTGGAGGTGCCTCTCTAAAG CCGGAATTCATTGACATCATCAACTCTGCCACTGTCAAGAGCGCCTAA
- the LOC130803253 gene encoding triosephosphate isomerase, cytosolic isoform X1, with the protein MLLLILLHQTALPTFQNGTTAEVKKIVETLNAGAVPSTDVVEVVVSPPYVFLPIVKSSLRPEFQVAAQNCWVKKGGAYTGEVSAEMLADLDIPWVILGHSERRALLKEDNEFVGDKVAYALSKGLKVIACVGETLEQREAGTTMEVVAAQTKAIADRVSDWTNVVIAYEPVWAIGTGKVATPDQAQEVHSELRKWLEANVSPAVASSTRIIYGGSVNGANCKELAAKPDVDGFLVGGASLKPEFIDIINSATVKSA; encoded by the exons ATGTTGCTACTGATTCTTCTCCACCAGACAGCTTTGCCAACCTTTCAG AATGGAACTACTGCTGAGGTGAAGAAGATAGTAGAAACTCTCAATGCTGGAGCAGTTCCATCAACTGATGTTGTGG AGGTCGTGGTCAGCCCTCCATATGTTTTCCTACCCATCGTGAAAAGTTCCTTGAGGCCTGAATTTCAAGTTGCTGCCCAAAATTGTTGGGTTAAGAAAGGAGGTGCATACACCGGTGAGGTTAG TGCGGAGATGCTTGCTGATCTGGACATTCCATGGGTCATCCTAGGTCACTCGGAAAGAAGGGCTTTGCTGAAAGAGGATAATGAG TTTGTTGGGGACAAGGTTGCATATGCTCTCTCGAAGGGTCTGAAGGTCATAGCTTGTGTTGGGGAGACCCTTGAACAACGGGAAGCTGGTACCACAATGGAAGTTGTTGCTGCTCAAACAAAAGCAATTGCAG ACCGAGTAAGTGATTGGACAAATGTTGTTATTGCTTATGAACCTGTTTGGGCTATTGGAACTGGGAAAGTTGCAACTCCAGATCAGGCACAGGAG GTTCACTCTGAATTGAGGAAGTGGCTCGAGGCTAATGTCAGTCCTGCAGTAGCTTCCAGCACAAGAATTATTTATGGAG GTTCTGTTAATGGCGCTAACTGTAAGGAGCTTGCTGCTAAGCCTGATGTTGATGGCTTTTTAGTTGGAGGTGCCTCTCTAAAG CCGGAATTCATTGACATCATCAACTCTGCCACTGTCAAGAGCGCCTAA
- the LOC130803256 gene encoding probable serine/threonine-protein kinase PBL11 yields the protein MGCCFSVQIKADASPLYHTSGGTEKAPSERLNLRSEGEILQSSNLKNFSYNDLSTATRNFRPDSVLGEGGFGCVYKGWIDEQTYAPTKPGSGIVIAVKRLNQEGFQGHREWLTEINYLGQLRHPNLVNLIGYCLENEHRLLVYEFMTRGSLENHLFRRSSYFEPLSWNLRMKVILGAAKGLAFLHSPNIKVIYRDYKPSNILLDSDFNAKLSDFGLAKDGPCDDQGYVSTRVMGTHGYAAPEYMATGHLTPKNDIYSFGVVLLEVMTGRRVLDENAAPKEKDLVKWAMPYLRKEKIRRIMDTRIQGQYSSRSAKVIGNLVIRCLSMDPRFRPSMTEVVSTLEQLQETKPIVDLYPIDRDLYPIKAEVKRSANYQKAGQGQKTRRRSAIGNDMCRGGGTTSPDYRSPIAPIRC from the exons ATGGGGTGTTGTTTTAGTGTACAAATTAAGGCTGATGCAAGCCCTCTTTACCATACTA GTGGTGGAACTGAGAAAGCTCCATCTGAAAGACTGAATTTAAGATCAGAGGGAGAGATTTTGCAATCATCAAACTTGAAGAACTTCTCCTACAATGATCTTTCCACAGCAACTCGAAATTTTCGGCCTGATAGTGTGTTGGGTGAAGGTGGTTTTGGTTGTGTGTACAAGGGTTGGATTGATGAGCAGACATATGCACCTACAAAACCTGGTTCTGGAATTGTTATTGCTGTCAAAAGGCTCAATCAAGAAGGATTCCAGGGTCATAGAGAATGGCTG ACTGAAATCAATTACTTGGGGCAATTGCGGCACCCAAATCTTGTGAACTTGATCGGATACTGCTTAGAGAACGAACACCGCCTTTTGGTGTATGAGTTCATGACGCGTGGTAGCTTAGAGAATCATCTGTTCAGGA GATCATCGTATTTTGAACCTCTATCATGGAATCTCCGGATGAAGGTCATTCTTGGTGCAGCAAAGGGTCTAGCTTTCCTCCACAGTCCGAACATAAAAGTCATTTATCGAGATTATAAGCCTTCCAACATACTCCTTGATTCA GATTTCAATGCAAAGCTTTCGGATTTCGGTTTGGCGAAAGATGGGCCGTGTGATGATCAAGGTTATGTATCTACAAGAGTCATGGGTACCCATGGATATGCAGCTCCTGAATATATGGCCACTG GTCACCTCACACCAAAGAATGACATTTACAGTTTTGGAGTCGTTCTCCTTGAAGTAATGACTGGAAGACGAGTGCTAGATGAAAATGCGGCTCCTAAGGAAAAGGATTTGGTCAAATGGGCAATGCCTTACCTTCGTAAAGAAAAGATACGACGTATTATGGATACAAGAATTCAAGGGCAGTACTCCTCAAGGTCGGCAAAGGTCATAGGCAACCTCGTCATCCGATGCTTGTCAATGGACCCGAGATTTAGGCCTAGCATGACCGAGGTTGTCTCGACACTAGAGCAACTACAAGAGACTAAACCAATTGTTGATTTATACCCTATTGACCGTGACTTATACCCTATAAAAGCCGAAGTAAAACGAAGTGCAAATTATCAAAAAGCCGGCCAAGGACAAAAAACTCGGAGAAGAAGTGCAATTGGTAACGATATGTGTAGGGGCGGTGGTACAACTTCTCCCGATTATAGATCTCCTATTGCACCTATTCGTTGTTGA